A stretch of Arthrobacter sp. NEB 688 DNA encodes these proteins:
- a CDS encoding glycosyltransferase yields the protein MRSRLEELRGRRVLLAASTGGHLAQLVKLAPVLGVAPDSPWLTFDTPQSRDLLVDREVHYVPYIGPRDFLATAKAVPTASRLLRTVDGALSTGAALATAVLTPATARRMPAVYLESVSRVRGPSLTGRMVATNPRVGLYTQHPGWASSPWRLGPTVLSTYERTPTTRPDAPLRVLVTVGTIEPFRFDRLVDLVLGLVRRRPQTQVTWQLGASHREGLPGTASRYLPADEFASELRRADVVVSHAGVGTAMEILDAGRVPVLLPRLAHLEEHVDDHQQQIFDLLVGRDLAADASVVLRDPDAVEELARWRVGAGAAPSGTMAG from the coding sequence ATGCGGTCACGTCTCGAGGAGCTGCGCGGGAGGCGTGTGCTCCTCGCTGCGTCCACGGGAGGGCACCTCGCCCAGCTCGTCAAGCTGGCGCCGGTCCTGGGGGTCGCACCGGACAGCCCCTGGCTGACCTTCGACACGCCGCAGAGTCGGGATCTGCTGGTGGACAGGGAAGTTCACTACGTCCCGTACATCGGGCCGCGCGACTTCCTGGCGACGGCCAAGGCCGTCCCGACGGCGTCGCGCCTGCTCCGGACGGTCGACGGCGCGCTCTCCACGGGCGCCGCCCTGGCCACCGCCGTCCTCACCCCCGCCACGGCGCGCAGGATGCCGGCGGTCTACCTCGAGAGCGTGTCGCGGGTCCGCGGCCCGTCGCTCACCGGGCGGATGGTCGCCACCAACCCCCGGGTCGGGCTCTACACGCAGCACCCCGGATGGGCCTCGTCGCCCTGGCGTCTCGGGCCGACCGTCCTGTCCACCTACGAGCGGACCCCCACCACGCGCCCCGACGCGCCCCTGCGGGTGCTCGTGACGGTGGGCACCATCGAGCCCTTCCGGTTCGACCGGCTGGTCGACCTCGTCCTCGGGCTCGTCCGGCGGCGACCCCAGACGCAGGTGACGTGGCAGCTCGGCGCCTCGCACCGCGAGGGCCTGCCCGGCACGGCGTCGCGCTACCTGCCCGCGGACGAGTTCGCGAGCGAGCTGCGTCGCGCCGACGTCGTCGTGTCGCACGCGGGGGTCGGGACCGCGATGGAGATCCTCGACGCCGGACGCGTCCCCGTGCTGCTCCCCCGTCTGGCCCACCTCGAGGAGCACGTGGACGACCACCAGCAGCAGATCTTCGACCTGCTCGTCGGCCGTGACCTCGCCGCGGACGCCTCCGTCGTCCTGCGTGACCCGGACGCGGTCGAGGAGCTCGCCCGCTGGCGCGTCGGGGCCGGGGCCGCGCCGTCCGGCACCATGGCCGGATGA
- a CDS encoding acyltransferase translates to MSLNRLRAARRVAVRSKVAYLRRVWHMDIHPTVEMSLSASFDLTHPAGIHVGEHTYVAFDVKVLAHDMIRGLYADTRIGSHCFIGGRSIVLPGVTIGDHCVVGAGSVVTKDVPSGSIVAGNPARLLYTDVRTVEYGYLVAEHTPTRVRDEDLVTG, encoded by the coding sequence ATGAGCCTCAACCGCCTCCGGGCCGCCCGTCGCGTCGCCGTCCGGTCCAAGGTCGCCTACCTGCGCCGGGTCTGGCACATGGACATCCACCCCACGGTCGAGATGTCGCTCTCGGCCTCGTTCGACCTCACCCACCCGGCGGGGATCCACGTCGGGGAGCACACCTACGTCGCGTTCGACGTGAAGGTCCTCGCCCACGACATGATCCGGGGCCTCTACGCCGACACCCGGATCGGGAGCCACTGCTTCATCGGCGGGCGGTCGATCGTCCTGCCCGGGGTGACCATCGGCGACCACTGCGTCGTGGGCGCGGGGTCCGTCGTCACCAAGGACGTGCCGTCCGGGAGCATCGTCGCGGGCAACCCCGCACGGCTCCTCTACACCGACGTCAGGACCGTCGAGTACGGCTACCTCGTGGCCGAGCACACGCCGACCCGGGTGCGCGACGAGGACCTCGTCACGGGCTGA